The Sphingobium sp. BYY-5 genome contains a region encoding:
- a CDS encoding gamma carbonic anhydrase family protein, which yields MPAPAYPDVSIIPFGGKAPVIHPSAFIAPGCRIVGDVEIGEDASIWYNCVIRGDVNRVRIGARTNVQDGTVIHCDSPGDRVDGRPAEGWPAIIGDDVLIGHMAMIHGCVLHDRAFVGLGAIVMSGATVESDAMLAAGALLSPGKTVLHRQLWAGRPAKYMRDLSDEALIDMREGVDHYVHNAKAHKGAIKAALE from the coding sequence ATGCCGGCCCCTGCCTATCCCGACGTCAGCATCATCCCCTTCGGCGGCAAGGCGCCGGTGATTCATCCCAGCGCCTTTATCGCGCCGGGGTGCCGGATCGTCGGCGACGTGGAGATCGGCGAGGACGCCAGCATCTGGTATAATTGCGTGATCCGTGGCGACGTGAACCGGGTCCGGATCGGCGCGCGGACCAATGTGCAGGACGGCACGGTCATCCATTGCGACAGCCCCGGCGACCGTGTCGACGGCCGCCCCGCCGAAGGCTGGCCAGCGATCATCGGCGATGATGTGCTGATCGGCCACATGGCGATGATCCATGGCTGCGTGCTGCACGACCGGGCGTTCGTCGGGCTGGGCGCGATCGTCATGAGCGGCGCGACGGTGGAGAGCGACGCGATGCTGGCCGCGGGCGCGCTGCTATCGCCCGGCAAGACGGTGCTGCACCGCCAGCTTTGGGCAGGTCGTCCCGCCAAATATATGCGCGACTTGAGCGACGAGGCGCTGATCGACATGCGCGAGGGCGTGGACCATTATGTCCACAATGCCAAGGCGCATAAGGGGGCGATCAAGGCGGCGCTGGAATAG
- the eda gene encoding bifunctional 4-hydroxy-2-oxoglutarate aldolase/2-dehydro-3-deoxy-phosphogluconate aldolase produces MSLTVAQVMELAPVIPVLVVERVEDALPIARALVAGGLPALEVTLRTPAALDVIREMAKVEGAVVGAGTVLNPRQLDAAMKAGARFAVSPGLTKPLGKAAIEAGLPFLPGTATAGDIMRGLDMGLTHFKFFPAETSGGLPALKALAAPLYEARFCPTGGITAETAPKWLAEPFIKCVGGSWVVPKGPIDPAKIEALARAAAALPR; encoded by the coding sequence ATGAGCCTGACCGTCGCCCAGGTTATGGAACTGGCCCCGGTAATCCCGGTGCTGGTGGTCGAGAGGGTCGAGGATGCACTGCCGATCGCGCGGGCGCTCGTCGCGGGCGGCCTGCCCGCGCTGGAAGTGACGCTGCGCACGCCCGCCGCGCTGGACGTGATCCGCGAGATGGCGAAGGTCGAGGGCGCAGTCGTGGGCGCTGGCACCGTGCTCAACCCCCGGCAGTTGGACGCCGCCATGAAGGCGGGCGCGCGCTTCGCCGTCAGCCCCGGCCTGACCAAGCCGCTGGGCAAGGCGGCGATCGAGGCGGGCCTGCCCTTCCTGCCCGGCACGGCGACCGCCGGCGACATCATGCGCGGGCTGGACATGGGCCTGACCCATTTCAAATTCTTCCCGGCCGAAACTTCAGGCGGCCTGCCGGCGCTCAAGGCTCTGGCCGCACCGCTCTATGAGGCGCGCTTCTGCCCCACCGGCGGCATCACCGCCGAAACCGCGCCCAAATGGCTGGCCGAACCCTTCATCAAATGCGTCGGCGGTAGCTGGGTCGTGCCCAAGGGACCGATCGACCCGGCGAAGATCGAGGCTTTGGCCCGCGCGGCAGCAGCTCTGCCGCGCTGA
- the glk gene encoding glucokinase has translation MTNLIAVDIGGTNARFARASLDARGVPTLGTVRKYKVADYPSLQACWAAFAEDEKAHGDLPDAVSIAFATAIGREIIKLTNSNWVIRADTLADDLGVRTVRLVNDFEAVAHAVSRLPDENLPLLFGEDRPFPRDGGVTILGPGTGLGVAMIAYDDGHPHVIATEGGHLDFAPLDHLEEKILAYLRDKFLRVSTERIVSGPGLNYIYKAMATIGHDRVVLMEDPELWQAALDGSDPFARAALERFCLCYGSVAGDLALAHGPHSVVLAGGLTQRMRDFLPQSGFHTRFKAKGRFESLMATVPIRCAIHEEIGLFGAAAAFREKNA, from the coding sequence ATGACCAACCTCATCGCCGTCGACATTGGCGGGACCAATGCCCGCTTCGCGCGCGCCTCGCTGGACGCCAGGGGCGTGCCGACGCTTGGTACCGTGCGCAAATATAAGGTCGCGGACTATCCCAGCCTTCAGGCCTGCTGGGCCGCCTTTGCCGAAGATGAGAAGGCGCATGGCGACCTGCCCGACGCCGTATCGATCGCCTTTGCCACCGCCATCGGGCGGGAAATCATCAAGCTGACCAACAGCAACTGGGTGATCCGCGCCGATACGCTGGCGGACGACCTTGGCGTGCGGACGGTGCGGCTGGTCAATGATTTCGAGGCGGTGGCCCATGCGGTATCGCGCCTGCCCGACGAAAATCTGCCGCTCCTCTTCGGCGAAGACCGCCCTTTCCCCCGCGATGGCGGCGTCACCATCCTTGGCCCCGGCACGGGACTGGGCGTGGCGATGATCGCCTATGACGACGGTCATCCCCATGTCATCGCGACCGAGGGCGGCCATCTGGACTTCGCGCCACTCGATCATCTGGAGGAAAAGATCCTCGCCTATCTGCGCGACAAGTTCCTGCGCGTGTCGACCGAACGGATCGTATCCGGCCCCGGCCTCAACTATATCTACAAGGCGATGGCCACGATCGGCCACGACCGCGTCGTGCTGATGGAAGATCCCGAACTCTGGCAGGCCGCGCTCGACGGCAGCGATCCCTTCGCCCGCGCGGCGCTGGAACGCTTCTGCCTCTGCTACGGATCGGTGGCGGGCGACCTGGCGCTGGCCCATGGTCCCCACAGCGTCGTGCTGGCTGGCGGCCTGACCCAGCGGATGCGCGATTTCCTGCCGCAGAGCGGCTTCCATACCCGTTTCAAGGCCAAGGGCCGGTTCGAAAGCCTGATGGCGACCGTGCCGATCCGTTGCGCTATCCATGAAGAAATCGGCCTGTTCGGGGCCGCAGCCGCTTTTAGGGAGAAGAATGCATGA
- the edd gene encoding phosphogluconate dehydratase, translated as MTDLHPVIAKITDRIVERSAASRLKYLDLIERGRDAGTNRAQLSCGNLAHGFAASGEDKAVIRTGAAMNIGIVTSYNDMLSAHQPYGRYPEQIKIAAREVGATAQVAGGVPAMCDGVTQGQAGMDLSLFSRDTIALSTAVSLSHAMFEGTLLLGICDKIVPGLLIGALRFGHLPTILIPAGPMPSGLANKEKVRIRQLYAEGKVGKDELLESESASYHGAGTCTFYGTANSNQMMMEMMGLHMPGAAFVNPGTKLRTELTRAATHRIADIGWDSNDYRPLGHCVDEKAIVNAIIGLMATGGSTNHAIHLPAIARAAGIHVDWTDFAEISNVVPLLARVYPNGSGDVNHFHAAGGMAVVIRELLDAGLLHRDILTVARADLTDYGKEPVLEDEALMWRDVPASRDEAILRPASNPFQADGGMKLLQGNLGRCVMKVSAVDKERWTIEAPAAVFQDQDDVLRAFKAGELERDVVVVVRFQGPKANGMPELHKLTPALGVLQDRGFKVALLTDGRMSGASGKVPAAIHLSPEALGGGPIGKLRDGDLVRVCAETGAVEALVDVATWDARDIPAAPPPPYDTGRELFALFRHHSDLAEAGASPILAAMESEI; from the coding sequence ATGACTGATCTTCATCCGGTGATCGCAAAGATCACCGACCGCATCGTGGAGCGCAGTGCCGCTTCGCGCCTCAAATATCTCGACCTGATCGAGCGCGGCCGCGACGCGGGCACCAACCGCGCGCAGCTTTCCTGCGGAAACCTGGCCCATGGCTTTGCTGCGAGCGGCGAAGACAAGGCTGTCATCCGTACCGGCGCAGCGATGAACATCGGCATCGTCACATCTTATAACGACATGCTGTCGGCGCATCAGCCCTATGGCCGCTATCCCGAACAGATCAAGATCGCCGCGCGCGAAGTCGGTGCGACGGCCCAGGTGGCGGGCGGCGTGCCGGCCATGTGCGACGGCGTGACCCAGGGGCAGGCGGGCATGGACCTGTCGCTGTTCAGCCGCGACACCATCGCCCTGTCGACCGCGGTGTCGCTCAGCCATGCGATGTTCGAAGGGACGCTGCTGCTGGGCATTTGCGACAAGATCGTGCCGGGCCTGCTGATCGGTGCGCTGCGCTTCGGCCATCTGCCGACGATCCTGATCCCGGCCGGTCCAATGCCCTCTGGCCTCGCCAACAAGGAAAAGGTCCGCATCCGCCAGCTCTATGCCGAGGGCAAGGTCGGCAAGGACGAATTGCTGGAATCGGAAAGCGCCAGCTATCATGGCGCGGGCACCTGCACCTTCTACGGCACCGCCAATAGCAACCAGATGATGATGGAGATGATGGGCCTGCACATGCCCGGCGCCGCCTTCGTCAATCCGGGCACGAAGCTGCGCACCGAACTGACCCGTGCGGCGACGCACCGGATCGCCGACATCGGCTGGGACAGCAATGATTATCGTCCGCTGGGCCATTGCGTCGATGAAAAGGCGATCGTCAACGCGATCATCGGCCTGATGGCGACGGGTGGTTCGACCAACCACGCCATCCACCTGCCCGCCATCGCGCGGGCGGCGGGCATCCATGTCGACTGGACCGACTTCGCCGAGATTTCCAATGTCGTGCCGCTGCTGGCGCGGGTCTATCCCAATGGATCGGGCGACGTGAACCATTTCCACGCGGCGGGCGGCATGGCGGTCGTCATTCGCGAACTGCTCGACGCCGGGCTGCTCCACCGCGATATCCTGACCGTCGCACGGGCCGACCTGACCGACTATGGCAAGGAACCGGTGCTAGAGGATGAGGCGCTGATGTGGCGCGATGTCCCGGCCTCCCGCGATGAGGCGATATTGCGCCCGGCCTCCAACCCCTTCCAGGCGGATGGCGGCATGAAGCTGCTCCAGGGCAATCTGGGCCGTTGCGTCATGAAGGTGAGCGCGGTCGACAAGGAACGCTGGACGATCGAAGCGCCCGCCGCCGTATTCCAGGATCAAGACGACGTGCTGCGCGCCTTCAAGGCGGGCGAACTGGAGCGCGACGTCGTGGTCGTCGTCCGCTTCCAGGGACCGAAGGCCAACGGGATGCCGGAGTTGCACAAACTGACCCCGGCGCTGGGCGTGTTGCAGGATCGCGGCTTCAAGGTCGCGCTGCTGACCGATGGACGCATGTCCGGCGCGAGCGGCAAGGTGCCGGCCGCCATCCATTTGTCGCCCGAAGCGCTGGGCGGCGGACCGATCGGCAAGCTGCGCGACGGCGATCTGGTGCGGGTCTGCGCGGAAACGGGCGCTGTCGAGGCACTGGTCGATGTGGCGACATGGGACGCGCGGGACATTCCCGCCGCCCCGCCCCCGCCCTATGACACCGGTCGCGAATTATTCGCCCTGTTCCGCCACCACAGCGATCTGGCGGAAGCCGGTGCGTCGCCGATCCTGGCGGCGATGGAAAGCGAGATTTGA